GCCTGCGCGACAGCGTGCTGGAACGAACCGACGTCCTCGACAAAGTGAAGGCGCTGTCGCTTCTGCCGGACGGGATGCATGTGACGACGGCGATGGTGGCGGCGTACTTCGGGGTAAGCGCCGAGGCGATCCGCCAGCTCAAGGCACGCCACCACGAGGAGCTGTCGTGCAATGGAATGGTGACGCTCCAGGGCTCTGAGCTCGCAGAATTCAAGCGTGACGTCTTGTCACGCTTTCCGGGAGGTTATCCACAGCCTCGGTCGAGCCTCACTCTCTACCCGCGCCGCGCAGTCCTCAACGTCGCCATGCTCCTCCGAGACAGCAACGTCGCCCGTCAGGTACGCACGTACCTCCTCGACATGGAGTACCTGGCCCGCACACAGCCTGTGGAAAACCCAGCCCCCGCTGACGTCATCTCCCTCGACGACCGCGTCGGCCAACACATCACCCACATCCTCGGCAAGACCGTCGTCCCCATGTTCAACGCCCTGATCGCCACCGCCGGCGAACACCGCCGCGAACTCATCGAGCTCCGCGAGGACATCGAGAACGTCGAGCGCAAGCTCTGCTGGCATCACCGGCGGATCAGCACCCTGGAAGGAGAAGCCCCGACGGACCAGATCAGGGCCTCCATCGCGGCCATGACCTGGCAGGCGTTCGAGCGCCACGTCGCCGACCTGCTGCGCCGGGACGGCTGCACGGACGTCGTCGTACGGCAGGCCCGCAGCGACCGCGGCATCGACATCACCGGGCGCACGGCCGACGGACGCAGCGTGGCCGTCCAGTGCAAGAACCGGGCTGGTCGATCGTCCGTCCCCAGCGCTGACATGCAGAAGTTCGCCGGCGCCGCCCGAGCCGTCGACCGCGTCGACATCGCACTGTTCGTCGCCACCTGCAACTTCAGCCTGGAAGCACAGGCGATCGCCGACCTGAGCGGCGTCATCACTGTGAACCGCGACGAGCTGGAGGCATGGAGCGCCGGAGTGCGGCTCAAGGCACTGCGATAGGCACCACGCGCAAAGGCCCGAAGCCGCAAGAGCAAGTTGCGGCTTCGGGCCTCCGCCATGTTAGGGGACAGAGGTCCTCGAAGAACCTCTGTCAGCCGCGCAGTTCCTCCGGCAACGTCCGCTCCGCATCCACCTTCTCCACCCGCTCCAACTCCCCCCACACGATGTACCGGTACCGGCTCGTATACACCGGCGTACACGTCGTCAGTGTGATGTAGTGGCCCGCCTTCGTCTTACCCGACTCCTTCGGGACGGCGGAGAGGACCTTGACGTTGTACTTCGAGGTCTCGGGAAGGACGGCGTAGACCTTGTAGACGTACCACTTGTCCTTCGTCTCGAAGACGATCGGGTCACCCTTCCCGATCTTGTGGATGTTGTGGAACTCCGCGCCATGGCCGTCGCGGTGGGCGGCGAGGGAGAAGTTGCCCTTCTTGCCCGAGGTCGGCAGAGTCGCCTTGACCGGGTCGGTGTAGTAGCCGGCCACGCCGTCGTTGAGGATCTTCGACGACGTGCCCTTCTCGACCAGGATGTCGTCCCCGCTCATCGTCGGCACATGCAGGAAGCCGATGCCGTTCTTCGAGTCGAACTCGGCGGGACGGCCGGAGTCCCCGTCGTCCTGGTGGGCCCAGATGTCACGCACCTTGTCGGCCTGTTTGCTCGCCTCACGGTCGGCGACGACGTTCGTCCACCACAGGGAGTAGACGACGAACAGGCCCAGCACCAGGCCCGCCGTGATGAGGAGTTCGCCGAAAACGCTGATCGCCGTCGCGATCCGGCCCATGCCGCGGCGGCGAGCCGGCCGGCGCGTGGACTCGGTCGCGGCGGTGCGCTCCGTGTGCTCGGTGTCGTCGGTGGTCGCTGCCACGTTCATCTGCCCTTAACTGACGAGCGCATCCGGCTTGCCCTTGCTGCGCGGCCGTTCCTCGACCATCTTGCCCCAGACGATCAACCGGTACTTGCTGGTGAACTCCGGCGTGCACGTGGTGAGCGTGATGTAACGGCCCGCCTTGGTGAAACCCGAGTCCCGCGGAACCGGATCCAGCACGCTCACATTGCTCGGCGACGTCACCGGCAGGATCGACGCCATCTTGTAGACGAAATACTTGTCCTGCGTCTCCACGACGATCTCATCACCGGGCGTGAGCCGGTTGATGTACCGGAACGGTTCGCCGTGCGTATTACGATGCCCCGCCAGCCCGAAGTTCCCGGTCTTGGCATCCGGCATCGCCGTCTTCAGCTTGCCCTCGCCGTAGTGACCGACCATGCCCCGGTCGAGCACCTTCTTGTTGCTGACGCCCTCCGCGATCGGAACGACGACGTCCAGCTTCGGAATGTGCAGGATGGCGAAACCCTGCCCCGGCTCGAACGTCCCCGGGTTGCGCTTGCCGCTCGCCCAGTCGTCCTGGAGGCTGCTCGCCTCCTTGTCCGCCTGCGCATGCGCCCGGACGTTCGTCCACCACAGCTGGTAGCTCACGAACAGCAGCATCAGCACACCGGTGGTGATGAACACCTCACCGATCGCCCGGCTGGCAAGGACGGCCGGGCTGGGCCTGCGCGCCCGCGCCTGCCTACGGGCCTCCAGACGCGAGAGGGGGGCCTGAGAGGCCTCCGAGCCACTCTCGGCCGCCTCACCGGCCTCGGACTCCTGACGGGAGCCGCCATGACGCCCGTGACGCCGCTTGGCGGCCTTTCTACGGGCCGCACGGCCGCCCGTAGGGGTTCCTGTGGCCGAAGGGGCGGAGGTGGCCGGAGAGGCCGATATGGACCCGCCGACGGGCGGATCGGCTATCCGCAACGCCACGGTCTCGTCGTCGGGAGGGGGTACATACGGCTCCGCGTACGGTTCCACGGGCGGCTCGGCGTACGGTTCCACACGCGGTTCCGCATACGGCTCTTGGGACGCGGCAGCCCCCTCGGCGCCGTAACCGCCAGCGCCGTAGCCCTCGCCCCCATAGCCATCGCTGCCGTAACCGTCAGCGCCATACCCCTCGGCGCCCCGCCCCTGAGCGACGTGAGTCTCCCCGCCGTACCACTCCCCGAGCGCACCGGACTCCTCGTACGGCTGCTGCCCGTACGAGGTGCCCTGGCCGCCGGCGCCGCCGTAGGAATCCGTGAAGGACTCCCCGTACGCGGCGCCGGACTCGCGCTCGGGGCGCAGCGCGGTCACGCCGTGGCCCTGCCCACCACCGGGGCGAGCCCCGCCGACCTCGCCACCGCACCCTGGTCGCCGCACTCCACCAGCCAGTTGGCCAGCATCCGGTGCCCGTGCTCGGTCAACACCGACTCGGGGTGGAACTGCACACCCTCGACCGGAAGTTCACGGTGACGCAGGCCCATGATGATGCCGTCGTGCGTGCGCGCGGTCACCTCCAGCTCGGTCGGCACCGTCTCCGGCTCGGCGGCGAGGGAGTGGTAGCGCGTCGCCGTGAACGGCGTCGGGAGGCCCGCGAAGACACCCCTGCCCGCGTGCTCCACCAGCGAGGTCTTGCCGTGCAGCAACTCCGGCGCACGGTCCACCACACCGCCGTACGCCACCTGCATCGACTGCATGCCGAGACAGACACCGAAGACCGGCACCCCGGTCGAGGCACAGTGCCGCACCATCTCGATGCAGACCCCGGCCTCCTCCGGCGTACCCGGGCCCGGCGACAGCAGCACGCCGTCGAAGCCGTCCTGGGCGTGCGCCGTCGACACCTCGTCGTTGCGCAGCACCTCGCACTCGGCGCCCAGCTGGTACAGGTACTGGACCAGGTTGAAGACGAAGCTGTCGTAGTTGTCCACGACAAGGATGCGCGCGCTCACTGGTTGTCCACCGTCACATCGTTGAAGGGCAGCAGCGGTTCGGCCCACGGGAAGACGTAGTTGAACAGGACGTAGACCACGGCCACGACCAGAGCGAGCGAGATCAGCGCCCTCACCCACGCATTCCCCGGCAGATGCCGCCAGATCCAGCCGTACATGCCGTCCCTTCCGTCGCACCACGGCACCAGACTCACGCCGTACAGCCAACAGACTAACGGCGCAACGCCTCCGGTATCCCGGCCTCCACAGGCTGGACGGAGTCCAGATGCGCCCACACGATCAGCCGGTGACTGTGCCCCCACTCCGGATCACACGTGGTCAGGGTCAGATAACGGCCCTCCCTCGTGTACCCCGACTTACGAGGCACAGGGTCGATCACCTCAATGTCCGTGGGCAGTGTTTTGTAAGGGCCTTTGTCGATCCGATACGTGAACCAGGACGCCCCGTCCGTCAGCACCACCGCGTCACCGGGACGCAGCCTGGGGAAGTCCTTGAACGGATCACCGTACGTACGCCGGTGGCCGGCCACCGAGAAGTTGCCCTTCTGACCGAGCTCGGCGGTGTTCGCGTAGTGGCCCAGCCCCTTCTTCAGGGTCTTGGCGGCGGTGCCTTCGAGAACCGGCTTGTTCCACGTGAAACCAAGACGCGGGATGTACATGATCGCGAAGGGCTCGTCCGCGGTGTACGGCCCCGGCTTCGGCGGACTCGACTGCGAACTCTCACCCGGACTCGCGGCGCCACCGGATGCCGCACCCGTCGGCCGCACCGCCCCCTGCGCCCACTGCTCCTGTAACCGATCGATCTGATCGTCCATGACATGGTCGGCCTTCACGCCCGTCCAGAACAGCACATAGACGACAAAAAGAACGATCACCGTGCCCACGGTGATACACAGCTCGCTGACGGTCCTGACCACGACACGCACCGGCAGCTCCAGAGAAGGCTCACTCCACGGGCTTGGCGTACTGCAGATCCACTGTGCCGGAGTAGCCCGGCAGAGTCACCGTCCCGTCCTCGGTCACTTTCCAGCCGAGACCGTAGACATTGACGTACACCATGTAGTTCTGGATCGCCGACGAAGCCGCGAGCGCCTTCTGCATCTTCTCCGGATCACCGACCGCCGTGATCTTGTACGGCGGAGAGTAGACCCGGCCCTGGAGAATCAGGGTGTTGCCCACGCAGCGCACCGCGCTGGTGGAGATCAGCCGCTGGTCCATGACCTTGATGCCCCTGGCACCGCTCTGCCACAATGCGTTGACCACGGCCTGGAGATCCTGCTGGTGAATGACCAGATAGTCCGGCTGCGGCTCGGGATAACCGGGGAGCTTGGCCGTGGCGTCCGGCGGGGCGTCGTTCAGCGTCACCGTGATCGCCTCGCCCGTGAGCTTCTGCGTCCCCGCACGCCGCTCCAGCGCCGCCAGCTTGTCGTCCTCGGCCTTGGTGCTGCCGTCGTCCCGCTCGGCGAGCGCCTCCACGTCGTCCCGCAGGGCCGCGTTGGACTCGTTGAGCTCGCCGTTCTCGTGGCTGCGCTCCTGAATCAGGTCCGAAAGCTTCAGGAGCGAGGCGTCCGTGCGGATGTTGGTGCCCTTGGCCGTGTTGAAGCTCGTGCAGAATATGAGCCCCGCAAGAGCGAAGACAGCCGCGGTCAGCACCCACACCGGCCGAAAACGGCTGCGGACAGGACTGGATCCTGACCCGGGAGAGTCGGCAGAATTGCTCAACGTACCCTTATCTCCTTCGGCGCCGCGGAAGCACTACGCTAACGGACGCCCGGGGGAGCAATCAGAGTCCCCTTGTACGCTGCCCCGAGCCAGCCACAGTTCCCTGCGCGGCCACGCAGCGCATCGACAGGAGAGACCCTCGTGCCGAAGTCACGTATCCGCAAGAAGGCCGACTACACGCCGCCGCCGTCCAAGCAGGCGACCGCCATCAAGCTGAACAGCCGCGCGTGGGTCGCCCCCGTGATGCTGGCCATGTTCCTCATCGGCCTCGCCTGGATCGTCGTCTTCTACGTGACCGACGGTTCGCTGCCCATCGACGCGCTGGGCAACTGGAACATCGTGGTGGGCTTTGGCTTCATCGCCGCCGGATTCGGCGTCTCCACGCAGTGGAAGTAGCGCGGAAGCAGCGGTGAACGCAGCTCTGCCCAGGGCTATCCGGTGAGTTATCCACAGCCGTTTTCCACAGTGTTGAAAAAGAAAGACGATCTGTGGATAACCCATCGGCAGTTGACGCCGGTGTGACGGAACTACCGGTCAATCGCGACTTGCCGAAAGCTTGTTCGCCCCCTGTCTGACCTGCGGAAACGGCAGTCTCGGACAGGGGGCACAGTTGTTCCCACACAGCGTGCACAAGATCCGGCACACGCTGTGGACAACAGGACGCGTCAGGTGAGCTGCGCGGTCCTGAGCAGGGTCAGGAGCACTACGACAGCCAGTACGAGAGCGGCAGCCCCGTACTGTACGAGAGCGCGGTGTTCGCGCGGGGCGTGGACCATCGCATACCCCGTGATGACACCGGCGACGAGGCCGCCGATGTGGGCCTGCCAGGAGATGTTGAAGCCTGGGCTGAAGGTGAAGATCAGGTTGATCACCAGCAGGGCGATGATCGGCCGCATGTCGTAATTGAGCCGCCGCATCAGGACGGCGGTGGCGCCGAACAGGCCGAAGATGGCACCGGAGGCGCCGAGGGTGGCCGTGGTCGGAGAGGCCAGCAGATAGGCGAGGGCGCTGCCCGCCAGGCCCGAGACGAAGTAGACCGTGAGGTAGCGGGCCCGGCCGAGGGCGGCTTCCAGAGGGCCGCCGAGAAACCACAGGCTGAGCATGTTGAAGCCGATGTGCCATGGCTCCTCGTGCGTGAACATCGAGGTGACCAGGCGGTACCACTCGCCTCCGGCGACGCCCTCGGTGGGCGTGAACGGGGCCGGCGGCCACGCGCCGAGGAGGACCAGGTCGGTGAGTAGTGACGACCGCGCGTGCACGGCGATGAAGACCGCGACGTTGATCCCGATGAGGATCTTGGTGAACAGCCGAGGGTCGGCCGTGATGGTGCCGCCGGCCAGAGTGCGGGGCTGGGAGGCGGTGGGGGCGTGTCCCGTGCCGGAGCCGCTACGGACGCAATGGGGGCACTGGAAGCCGACGGAAGCGCTGACCATGCAGTCCGGGCAGATAGGGCGCTCGCAGCGGGTGCAGCGCACGCCGGTCTCTCGGTCGGGGTGGCGGTAGCAGACGGGCAGGCTCTGCGCGTCCTGCGGGCTGCCTGCCGGCTGGTCCATGAGGTCCCCTAGGTCGTTTTACGCGGTGCACGTCCTCAATGCACCGCCCCCGCTCATCCTTACGGACGAGCGGGGCGTTTGGTTCCCTGTGGGAGGTGTCGGACTCAGCTGCGTCTCGGACTCAGCCTTCGCGGGTCTCGACGACCACCGACTCGATGACGACGTCGCTCAGCGGGCGGTCGGTGCGCGGGTTGGTCTGGACGGTCGCGATGGCGTCGACGACCTTCTGGCTGGCGGGATCGGTGACCTCGCCGAAGATGGTGTGCTTGCGGTTCAGCCAGGTCGTCGGGGAGACGGTGATGAAGAACTGCGAGCCGTTGGTGCCCGGGCCTGCGTTGGCCATGGCGAGCAGGTAGGGCTTGTCGAAGCGGAGGTCCGGGTGGAACTCGTCCTGGAACTGGTAGCCGGGGCCGCC
Above is a window of Streptomyces sp. DT2A-34 DNA encoding:
- a CDS encoding restriction endonuclease, with translation MINESALLESKSLRDSVLERTDVLDKVKALSLLPDGMHVTTAMVAAYFGVSAEAIRQLKARHHEELSCNGMVTLQGSELAEFKRDVLSRFPGGYPQPRSSLTLYPRRAVLNVAMLLRDSNVARQVRTYLLDMEYLARTQPVENPAPADVISLDDRVGQHITHILGKTVVPMFNALIATAGEHRRELIELREDIENVERKLCWHHRRISTLEGEAPTDQIRASIAAMTWQAFERHVADLLRRDGCTDVVVRQARSDRGIDITGRTADGRSVAVQCKNRAGRSSVPSADMQKFAGAARAVDRVDIALFVATCNFSLEAQAIADLSGVITVNRDELEAWSAGVRLKALR
- a CDS encoding class E sortase → MAATTDDTEHTERTAATESTRRPARRRGMGRIATAISVFGELLITAGLVLGLFVVYSLWWTNVVADREASKQADKVRDIWAHQDDGDSGRPAEFDSKNGIGFLHVPTMSGDDILVEKGTSSKILNDGVAGYYTDPVKATLPTSGKKGNFSLAAHRDGHGAEFHNIHKIGKGDPIVFETKDKWYVYKVYAVLPETSKYNVKVLSAVPKESGKTKAGHYITLTTCTPVYTSRYRYIVWGELERVEKVDAERTLPEELRG
- a CDS encoding class E sortase, whose protein sequence is MTALRPERESGAAYGESFTDSYGGAGGQGTSYGQQPYEESGALGEWYGGETHVAQGRGAEGYGADGYGSDGYGGEGYGAGGYGAEGAAASQEPYAEPRVEPYAEPPVEPYAEPYVPPPDDETVALRIADPPVGGSISASPATSAPSATGTPTGGRAARRKAAKRRHGRHGGSRQESEAGEAAESGSEASQAPLSRLEARRQARARRPSPAVLASRAIGEVFITTGVLMLLFVSYQLWWTNVRAHAQADKEASSLQDDWASGKRNPGTFEPGQGFAILHIPKLDVVVPIAEGVSNKKVLDRGMVGHYGEGKLKTAMPDAKTGNFGLAGHRNTHGEPFRYINRLTPGDEIVVETQDKYFVYKMASILPVTSPSNVSVLDPVPRDSGFTKAGRYITLTTCTPEFTSKYRLIVWGKMVEERPRSKGKPDALVS
- a CDS encoding aminodeoxychorismate/anthranilate synthase component II produces the protein MSARILVVDNYDSFVFNLVQYLYQLGAECEVLRNDEVSTAHAQDGFDGVLLSPGPGTPEEAGVCIEMVRHCASTGVPVFGVCLGMQSMQVAYGGVVDRAPELLHGKTSLVEHAGRGVFAGLPTPFTATRYHSLAAEPETVPTELEVTARTHDGIIMGLRHRELPVEGVQFHPESVLTEHGHRMLANWLVECGDQGAVARSAGLAPVVGRATA
- a CDS encoding class E sortase, with product MRVVVRTVSELCITVGTVIVLFVVYVLFWTGVKADHVMDDQIDRLQEQWAQGAVRPTGAASGGAASPGESSQSSPPKPGPYTADEPFAIMYIPRLGFTWNKPVLEGTAAKTLKKGLGHYANTAELGQKGNFSVAGHRRTYGDPFKDFPRLRPGDAVVLTDGASWFTYRIDKGPYKTLPTDIEVIDPVPRKSGYTREGRYLTLTTCDPEWGHSHRLIVWAHLDSVQPVEAGIPEALRR
- a CDS encoding DUF881 domain-containing protein, with the protein product MSNSADSPGSGSSPVRSRFRPVWVLTAAVFALAGLIFCTSFNTAKGTNIRTDASLLKLSDLIQERSHENGELNESNAALRDDVEALAERDDGSTKAEDDKLAALERRAGTQKLTGEAITVTLNDAPPDATAKLPGYPEPQPDYLVIHQQDLQAVVNALWQSGARGIKVMDQRLISTSAVRCVGNTLILQGRVYSPPYKITAVGDPEKMQKALAASSAIQNYMVYVNVYGLGWKVTEDGTVTLPGYSGTVDLQYAKPVE
- the crgA gene encoding cell division protein CrgA, which codes for MPKSRIRKKADYTPPPSKQATAIKLNSRAWVAPVMLAMFLIGLAWIVVFYVTDGSLPIDALGNWNIVVGFGFIAAGFGVSTQWK
- a CDS encoding rhomboid family intramembrane serine protease, with protein sequence MDQPAGSPQDAQSLPVCYRHPDRETGVRCTRCERPICPDCMVSASVGFQCPHCVRSGSGTGHAPTASQPRTLAGGTITADPRLFTKILIGINVAVFIAVHARSSLLTDLVLLGAWPPAPFTPTEGVAGGEWYRLVTSMFTHEEPWHIGFNMLSLWFLGGPLEAALGRARYLTVYFVSGLAGSALAYLLASPTTATLGASGAIFGLFGATAVLMRRLNYDMRPIIALLVINLIFTFSPGFNISWQAHIGGLVAGVITGYAMVHAPREHRALVQYGAAALVLAVVVLLTLLRTAQLT
- a CDS encoding peptidylprolyl isomerase, which translates into the protein MAEQLYATLKTNHGDIQVRLLPNHAPITVKNFVELAKGEREWTNPTTGEKSAAKLYDGTVFHRVISGFMIQGGDPLGNGTGGPGYQFQDEFHPDLRFDKPYLLAMANAGPGTNGSQFFITVSPTTWLNRKHTIFGEVTDPASQKVVDAIATVQTNPRTDRPLSDVVIESVVVETREG